Below is a window of Capsicum annuum cultivar UCD-10X-F1 unplaced genomic scaffold, UCD10Xv1.1 ctg4890, whole genome shotgun sequence DNA.
TTCGATAGGTTACACCTAGTTGCACACAATATTTCTTTCACCTTTCATGCTAGCTAGTCATTTCGAACTAAACCTTGAGATTGCTTGTCGCCTTTCACCTTTCAAGGTCATTGTaaggaaatattaaaaataaaaataaaaagaaattttcaACGGACACAAGTCTTCGAAACTTGATACTTGCATGGGTAGAGTTATGTGATATCTATACATAGTAAATTGTTAGGTATTGAAGGGTTTGTTCCCAAGGGCTTTCCAGGTTTCAATCCACATGTAGAAGCACTTTCTGGCCATATTTATGGTAAATTGCCTGATCTTCCTTGTTTTAAATCCCACCCTCTTTATATATCTTTGTCATCTCCAAGTAGTAGTACAACTAGCAACACAATCACTACAAGGTCCACTGCCAACACCAGCACCAGCACGACGCCCGGTTTCAACTCCACAGTGTTCACCACAGCCACAGGAGAAACCATGTATCTAAGTGCTGAAAGTGGAAACAGCAACAATGAGTCTGAAAATAGCAGCAGCAGGCGTCAATCGAGTAATTTCCTGATGGTTGAAACTGCTAGGGATATCACATTCAAGGAGATCATTGCTGCCACAAACAATTTTTCGGATTCAAGAAGAGTTGCTGAGATTGATTTTGGAACGGCTTACCATGGCTTTCTTGACAACAGCCAGCATGTCCTAGTGAAAAGGCTAGGGATGAAAACTTGTCCTGCTTTAAGAGTGAGGTTCTCGAATGAACTTCAGAACTTAGGGCGTTTACGCCACAGAAACCTGGTTCAACTCTGTGGATGGTGCACCGAGCAAGGTGAAATGCTTGTTATTTATGATTACTCCCAAAGTAGTCTTTTAAGCCATCTCCTTTTCCATCATAATCATCATAGGGACAATGTCTCCATCCTAAGACGGCATCATCGGTATAACATTGTCAAATCACTTGCCTCTGCGATTCGCTCTCTGCATGAGGAATGGGATGAACAGGTTATACACAGATGCATCACATCATCTGCCATCATTCTTGATCCAGATATGAACCCAAGGCTTGGTTGCTTTGCTCTTGCTGAATTCTTGACTCGAAATGAGCATAGCCATCATGTTGTGGTTGATAAAAACAAATCAGTTAGAGGAATTTTCGGTTACATGTCACCAGAGCACATGGATTCTGGTGATGCAACAACAATGGCTGATGTTTATAGCTTTGGTGTAGCTCTGCTTGAGATAGTTAGTGGTCAGATGGCAGTAGATTTCCGCCGGCCTGAGGCTTTGTTGGTTAATAGAGTACACGAGTTCGAGGTGCAGAAAAGGCCATACGAACAACTGGCAGATTTTAGGTTGAATGGAAACTTTAACTCCAGGGAACTGGTGAGGCTAGTCAAATTAGGAATGGCTTGCACAAGGTCCGATCCAGAATCAAGACCGACCATGAGGCAGATAGTGAACATTCTCGATGGACATGATCAATGGTTAATGGAAAATGGACGAAAGAAGGAGAAACCGGAAGAATGGAGAACAACAAATGCTTCTGCTTTGTCCCTCGTAAGGAAAATTCAAGCTCTCGGTATACAATGATCATCGCGCAAGATGTGAAGTAGATACATGTAGATAGATATGAACATTAGTTTTCATATCTTTATGCCTTTgttcttctatttatttttgcTAGTCTCAAACCAGTGACAAGTTTTGAGATGTATGATTATGTTGCTTCAGCAGAACATTTTGTTAATGTAGTGTGTACGATTTTGGTTGCATTGTGGGAATAGAAACATCAGATACGCAGTTTGTTTGTGAATTTGATCATGAGTTCTTTTAGATACAATAGAAGAAGATATTCTGAGCAGATTAAATGCAACAATAACTGAACTTGAACGTATACCGAAGGCTACTTTATATGTACAAATATGAGTCTGACCTCACTTCATTCAACGGAGTGACATGGTTAGTGAGGATTCGTACAACCGATACCTACTAGTTTGGTTGAGGCGTTGTTGATTTGTATTTGCCTTGTGCACTTGGTCTATCTTTTAGTCGTGTGATTCTCATCGTCTGTGTCTATCCCAACCCAATCAAGAAACGCGAAAAGAAATTGCCTGAAGCTGACATTGCCACTCCTGTCCCAGTCCATTTCTTCTGCATTTGTCAACCAGGTCATCATGTTAGAAGTTATCACAGCAAGTAATTGAGTTTAAACAATTTAGAAGGTGAAAGACGGTACTAAATCGAGTCCGAGTGACATGAGAAGGGGATTTCTCGGAAGGACATTCATCGTTTAGCACCTTGATGACATCTTTCTAGTGCAGTTTCCCATCACCACCTTTATCAAGAAACAAGAATGCCTCAACTATTGTGTTGAATGTTGCTTCTAGCTCTGGTGAGCCAATCTTCGACGTCTGAAATAAACGCAATCCTAATGAATATAACTtcacatcaacaacaacatacccagtgtactcccacaaagtggggtctgggaagggtagagtgtacgtggaccttacccctacctcagaggtatagaggttgtttccacagaccctcggctcaagaaaaGACTGTCCAAAGCAGTCCAGTACAGAAAGTAACAGAAGACACGAAACAACAGATAGTAACAgaacaaaaactacaacaaaacaatacgacaATCGAGATATAAGGAATCTAACAGATAGTAACAAATAATCGAActacaagaaactacaagaccGACACCACGACTACTAATCTAAGGAATATAGCTTCTCATGATAAGTGAATATCTAGTAGAAGTACACGAAAGAAGAACAACGAAGAGGACAGTTTTCGCGTACATTATCGGAGGAGGAGGATGAATCCATCACGAGATAAAGAAGACATAGAAGAACAATGAACTCATTGAATTGAATCCCTTCCTTTTCATCCAAATCACAAGAgtcgaaaagatcatcaatttcCTCCTCTTTAACATGAAATTGCAGCTTCTTTACGCATTTCTTTAGTTCATCCCGGTCAATAGTCCCATTTGAATCTTCATCTTAGGAAAAGAACCAAAGATAGAACAAGCATAAATCTGTTGGCAGTAAAGCTGTAATGAAAACTCACAAAGCCAAACGTATACAGAAGCTACTAACCAAACTGTTCAGAGACGCCTTTTATCTCCTTCAACCCCTCTTTAAACCGAGGAAATTTCAAGATTATACTATTGATTGACCTGAATTTGCTTTGTCCTGATGAACTTCTCTTAAGCTCCATCATTTTTGTTTCAAGCTTAGAATCCAGTCTCCTATACTTCTTCGGCTCATTGCAAAAGCACAGTAAACTTCCAACCTTGTTGGATAATGACTTGAATACTGGACATGGCTGAGCCGAGCCTTAGAACAATAAAGAGTTCAAGTTAACGATAGTAGACAGAGGCGATCATGACCAATCAGAAATTCTGTTTTTTTCGATATCCTAAACATTGATATGTTGCTGTAAGCATCAAACATGTCGGACAATCTGTCACAACATGTTAATAGTATTTGTGTTTCTGTGAATTTTACCCACTTCAACCTCATGCCATTGCATATAAAATAACAAATGTAACGATATTGATCGATGGAACAAGCACACGTAAACTGTATAACAAACTGACAGTCATTTTTCATGTTTAACTACTTAAAATTCCTCGACGAAATATACAGAGTTTAGGACTATCAGAATTTTTGCATAACCATTCGCTCTTCGAGACCTCTCATCATAAAAGGTTGATGCATTGATCATAACTATATCACAACTTCAACCACATAGAAATTATCTGAATCGCAGTTCCAAATTCACAAGTTTTTTCGCAGGCAGGTGGATTCTCATAACACTTACACTTCTGAATCATTTTCTCCACTCAATCCCAATTCCAGGTTTTGAAAATAGGTCTACATGCTGCAAAGTTCTTTTCGatacaacatacaacaacaacatacctaatgtTAGTCCCataagtggggtctagggagggtagagtgtacgcagaccttactccttgggaggtagagaggtttTTGATACATCCTTGGCTCAAGAAAAAGGATATCAAAGCAGATCAGAAAAGGAAATAACAGAAGCAAAGAAACATGGCAAGACACTATAAAAATCAAGACAAACCATTCAGTGAAAAAAAGGACAGGAAACAACACATAGTAACAAAAATCCTGaggcaagaaaaaaaaaacacggCAGCCCGATGGCCGGTGCGCTAAGCTTCCCGCTATGCACGGGGTCCAAGGAAGGGCCGGATCACAAGGGTCTATTACACACAATcataccttgcatttctgcaagagactaTTTCCACAACTCGAACCTATGACCTCCTAATCACATGACAATAATAGTACTACGGCTACAAGTATAGAAGGATAAGCGAGACAACGCTCTAATgcctactaaccttctatcctaatctgTGTCCAAAGGGCAACAAAGGTTGAAAAGGAGAGATTGCAAAAAAAAAACTCTGACAAGAAACATACCTACTGTATCTTTCATGGCTTTGATGCTGAAAAGAGCTTAAGAGATTAAACGCGCTTTCTTGgtcatataaatatatgtaaaagGTAGAGTATAGAAAGGGGAATGCAAAGAGAATAGAGAAAAAGGGATGAAGTGGAGAGAAGGCAATGtggaaaaaaattgattcttgaaaagTAAAGTAGAAAATCCCATTAGGACTTTAATTTCTTTCTCTTCCACCAACTGTCACAACCCTTTTTCCTACttcaaaagattaatttttaagtttgaaaaggttttattattaagtgacaaaaaatgaagatttgtttcgaaaattaccttttatattcaaaactcagagtcgccacttggcataatccgttgtgtcaagtcacctttggaaaatccttttcgaaatggtttgactctaaaaaaaaatggatccacgaacagagattccggctaaggaattctgttgaccgacgggaaggtgttaggcacccctcgatcccgtggttcgaccacggccgcttggtggagcgtatcggctaatttgacattacaaatgtacaaaccacataaactcacaaaacaagcaaacaaacaaatcacacaaaattcaaaacaaaccaaaataatgttcagtccaaattattcgatccaaaataaaagaggtgttgaaatataaaacctattctattctaaactaatcctaaactaaactccacccgacgttccgggccttgatcacgagcctcatTTGTATACAtgctacttcggggcattccccggataaatcaatacaaatccttcggggcattccccggccaaatgagtacaatttaaacttttcgtgcaataaagtagaaagtaccattcacgcacatattcaaatactccaacaaatcgttattcctaaattttcctactcggcctacgtttgcctaccaagttcattttcctccatttttaatcctcaccctaattcattctcaaccacgtgattaacccatttcaatacacaatccaccaatcgagaataacaaaaattcaccaatcacacacccaaatgtcaccaacagttcacatCAGCAAACAAACCACGGTATTGAATCACacgcaatcacaatcacataagaattaaatgaaagagaagaaagaattagaccttaaatttgaagctttcaaactcaatgttatttgAATAAAAAGAGTCTGCACTCGGAAACCTCGagccgaaccttaacaccaacaatccaactcgacaaataatgacccgttcaccGTCACTTTTCACGCCGTTACTATTTACCGGTACTGTTCACTAATACTGTTCACCGGTTACTGTTCACCGGTACTTTTCACCGGTTACTGTTCACCgacacccctttttttttttttgttgttgttgttgttgttgttgttcttgtgaagaagattattttgtaattgttgttattgtggagaagatgatgatcaaagagTGAGCCTCCCTTTTtccctcttagaatttttcttttataatgggcatggatttgttatgatatgggaattttggtgggtccccatccatatattctttctttgtggacaagaaaaaggAGGGGGATCACATAGGTAGGtagggtggtgatggtgatgtgtcatttttaatagggaggggttgttagaataagataaaattagttaggaattgttatttttgtctttttgggaAGGGgttatcacatgggtgagggcacacactaagacgagggtaaaatggtaaaaatactttcggggagggacaaaattatgtgtctacatcatgcccctctttgcaggtaaacacaaagtgttttcatacaaagaagtagacaacgagacagaattttgacccgaccattattcacagggaagaaacaaaaagaagaaggacggccgagttggagagtcgagtgaggtcccatcgaggctctggtccacggctctgtcattacatcaaaaattaaaattacaagttaaaacataaatgaaattacaaaaatcctatctatacagcttctgttggacttctgacttaagtttcatcaccctattcttcaggcgggctcctgacttgcaatttcttcaacttgttgcttgatttt
It encodes the following:
- the LOC107852171 gene encoding LOW QUALITY PROTEIN: probable calcium-binding protein CML22 (The sequence of the model RefSeq protein was modified relative to this genomic sequence to represent the inferred CDS: substituted 1 base at 1 genomic stop codon) — encoded protein: MKDTVGSAQPCPVFKSLSNKVGSLLCFCNEPKKYRRLDSKLETKMMELKRSSSGQSKFRSINSIILKFPRFKEGLKEIKGVSEQFDEDSNGTIDRDELKKCVKKLQFHVKEEEIDDLFDSCDLDEKEGIQFNEFIVLLCLLYLVMDSSSSSDNTSKIGSPELEATFNTIVEAFLFLDKGGDGKLHXKDVIKVLNDECPSEKSPSHVTRTRFKEMDWDRSGNVSFRQFLFAFLDWVGIDTDDENHTTKR